In a single window of the Acinetobacter sp. CS-2 genome:
- the pilV gene encoding type IV pilus modification protein PilV, which yields MKNTQKGVGLVEVLVALVLLSIAVLGFVALQIRAMGASAEAGMNVQASNIARDLAERMRVNRSGLVGYVDNNEADNCATSFCDSTKMANYDFRQVKTRATNLGMSINVLNCQGSTLVRKCIYVAWEGTTATNGTGSPNCTNGTAYVPNAKCIIMEVYNYGS from the coding sequence ATGAAAAATACTCAAAAAGGGGTTGGGCTCGTAGAGGTGCTGGTTGCACTGGTGCTTTTAAGCATTGCTGTGTTAGGTTTTGTAGCATTGCAAATAAGGGCTATGGGGGCTAGTGCAGAGGCTGGAATGAATGTTCAAGCTTCTAATATTGCTAGAGATTTAGCAGAAAGGATGCGTGTGAATCGGAGTGGGTTGGTCGGTTATGTTGACAATAATGAAGCTGATAACTGTGCGACAAGTTTTTGTGATTCTACAAAAATGGCGAACTACGATTTTAGACAAGTGAAAACAAGAGCAACTAATTTGGGCATGAGTATAAATGTCCTAAATTGCCAGGGTTCTACTCTGGTTCGCAAATGCATCTATGTTGCCTGGGAGGGTACAACGGCAACAAATGGTACGGGAAGTCCAAACTGTACCAATGGCACTGCTTATGTCCCAAATGCCAAATGTATCATTATGGAAGTATATAACTATGGCTCATAA
- a CDS encoding Tfp pilus assembly protein FimT/FimU: MNKNKGFTLIELMITIAILAIIATMAVPSFTQTIRKNQLIRDTRDFVDLLAETRSEAIFKQGERVLAVDNSVSTFYKRWVPNHVTKDSGDASVTFNRLGQSKITTNGQCFVFKHNHDAALKAYVYVQKGGTVVYNKVATSCPT, translated from the coding sequence ATGAATAAAAATAAAGGATTCACTTTAATTGAGTTAATGATAACGATAGCCATACTCGCAATTATTGCAACGATGGCTGTGCCTTCTTTTACCCAAACAATTCGAAAAAACCAACTGATAAGAGATACACGTGATTTTGTAGATTTGTTGGCAGAAACAAGGTCTGAGGCAATTTTTAAACAAGGTGAACGGGTTTTGGCCGTGGATAACAGTGTTTCAACATTCTATAAAAGGTGGGTACCAAATCATGTGACGAAAGACAGTGGTGATGCCAGCGTCACTTTCAATCGTTTAGGGCAATCCAAAATAACAACCAATGGTCAGTGTTTTGTATTTAAACATAATCATGATGCAGCTTTGAAAGCGTATGTCTATGTGCAAAAAGGTGGAACGGTAGTTTATAACAAAGTGGCAACAAGTTGCCCAACCTGA
- the ispH gene encoding 4-hydroxy-3-methylbut-2-enyl diphosphate reductase: MEIVLANPRGFCAGVDRAIAIVNRALECFNPPIYVRHEVVHNKFVVDDLRQRGAIFVDELDEVPDDNIVIFSAHGVSKAVQIEAERRGLKVFDATCPLVTKVHIEVTKYAREGTEAILIGHEGHPEVEGTMGQYDKKNGGDIYLVEDEQDVAALKIQHPEKVAFVTQTTLSIDDTAKVIDALRTKFPHIQGPRKDDICYATQNRQDAVRDLATQCDVVLVVGSPNSSNSNRLRELAERMGKHAYLVDNADQLDQAWFDESTKIGVTAGASAPEILIKQVIQRLQDWGAKAPEELAGREENITFSLPKELRIPVTQA; encoded by the coding sequence ATGGAAATTGTATTGGCCAATCCACGTGGTTTTTGTGCAGGTGTCGACCGAGCAATTGCGATCGTCAACCGGGCACTGGAATGCTTTAATCCGCCTATTTATGTGCGTCATGAAGTGGTGCATAATAAATTTGTGGTGGATGATTTACGTCAGCGCGGTGCAATTTTTGTTGATGAACTGGATGAAGTTCCCGATGACAATATTGTGATCTTTAGTGCACATGGTGTGTCGAAAGCAGTACAAATTGAGGCGGAGCGTCGCGGGTTAAAAGTCTTTGATGCCACCTGTCCGCTTGTCACCAAGGTGCATATAGAAGTGACCAAATATGCGCGTGAGGGGACGGAAGCTATTTTAATTGGTCATGAAGGTCATCCGGAAGTGGAAGGCACCATGGGGCAATATGACAAAAAAAATGGTGGCGACATTTATTTGGTGGAAGATGAGCAGGATGTAGCTGCTTTAAAAATACAGCATCCTGAAAAAGTGGCTTTTGTCACTCAGACCACATTGTCAATTGACGATACTGCCAAAGTCATTGATGCTTTACGTACAAAATTCCCTCATATTCAGGGACCGCGTAAGGATGATATCTGTTATGCCACGCAAAACCGTCAAGATGCAGTACGTGATTTGGCAACTCAATGTGATGTGGTTTTGGTCGTCGGATCTCCTAATTCATCAAATTCAAACCGTTTGCGTGAGTTGGCGGAGCGTATGGGGAAACATGCTTATTTGGTGGATAATGCCGATCAGCTTGATCAGGCCTGGTTTGATGAAAGTACCAAAATTGGGGTAACTGCTGGTGCATCGGCGCCCGAGATTTTAATCAAACAAGTGATTCAGCGTTTACAGGACTGGGGCGCCAAAGCACCAGAAGAACTGGCAGGGCGTGAAGAGAACATTACCTTTAGTTTGCCGAAAGAGTTACGTATTCCTGTAACTCAAGCCTAA
- the gmk gene encoding guanylate kinase, producing MSGLLFVVSAASGTGKTSLVKALLDRVTNLHVSVSHTTRGQRPGELDGIHYHFSTKEDFIALVEQGGFIEYAEVFGNYYGTAQATVKQQLAKGHDVLLEIDWQGADQVRKLFPESKQIFILPPSQFDLRQRLSNRGTDSVEVIERRLGCAVEDMQQYTNFDYVIINDDFNKALHDLECVIIANRLVISQQATRHQELIEKLITPVEP from the coding sequence ATGTCGGGTCTCTTGTTTGTCGTTTCTGCTGCATCTGGAACAGGCAAAACATCCCTCGTTAAAGCCCTTCTCGACCGTGTGACCAATCTGCACGTTTCTGTCTCTCACACCACGCGTGGCCAACGTCCCGGTGAGCTTGACGGTATCCATTATCATTTTTCAACAAAAGAAGATTTTATTGCCTTGGTTGAGCAAGGCGGTTTTATTGAATATGCAGAAGTGTTTGGCAATTATTACGGTACGGCTCAAGCGACTGTAAAACAGCAGCTGGCCAAAGGACATGATGTTTTACTTGAAATTGACTGGCAAGGTGCAGATCAAGTCCGCAAACTTTTTCCTGAATCCAAACAAATTTTTATTTTACCGCCGAGCCAGTTTGATTTGCGCCAGCGTCTATCTAACCGTGGCACTGACTCCGTTGAAGTAATTGAGCGTCGCTTGGGCTGTGCAGTTGAAGATATGCAGCAGTATACAAACTTTGATTATGTCATTATTAATGATGACTTTAATAAGGCACTGCATGATCTTGAATGTGTGATTATTGCCAATCGTTTAGTGATTTCACAGCAGGCAACCCGTCATCAGGAATTGATTGAAAAATTAATTACTCCTGTTGAACCGTGA
- the rpoZ gene encoding DNA-directed RNA polymerase subunit omega: protein MARVTVEDCLDHVDNRFELVLVASKRARQLARQGIEPTVEWDNDKPTVVALREIAVGHVSKDILKQRDQDYQTSSLDLALSANNLNLDGFSFQ, encoded by the coding sequence ATGGCACGCGTAACCGTTGAAGATTGTTTAGACCATGTAGACAACCGCTTTGAGCTTGTACTAGTGGCAAGCAAACGCGCGCGTCAATTGGCACGTCAAGGCATTGAACCAACTGTAGAGTGGGATAACGACAAACCAACTGTGGTTGCTTTACGTGAAATTGCAGTAGGTCATGTTTCTAAAGATATCCTGAAACAACGTGATCAAGACTATCAAACCTCTAGCCTTGACCTTGCACTGTCTGCAAACAATTTGAATTTAGATGGCTTTTCTTTCCAATAA
- a CDS encoding RelA/SpoT family protein has protein sequence MPGPQVSQAKQQLKIIIDAYLSASDVERVLVACDYADIAHDGITRKSGEPYILHPIAVSSILSHMRLDAETLMAALLHDVIEDTDFNKEDITEKFGRTVAELVDGVTKLSHSSDKEYNKAASFRKILQATLQDPRVIIIKLADRYHNMTTLGSLRPDKRARIAQETFDIFVPMARIVGMNEMADNLEHLCYQNLDLDMFNNVQDALLQTKPKRCEYQSIWEKNLTELLQQHQITGRIKKKNNNIELLRHFVKNDIDLQELTHSHAFEIILQSIADCDRLAEILRENFQILHYEDHIRRPLPGGNQSLMMRLKGEKTTLSLTIQTELMRKAARFGVVLGENAPQACRSAIQASMQNLNVLVDGECAKTTFSDLLDYLHQEKIWVYTPHGHLHELPQGATAVDFAYSASLFLGNHAVGAKINGETRPLSTPLVSGQVIEIITDVLATPNPDWLSFINTQKARRAIQNILRDQDIEEQQLVGQQALNRALKLFNRSIKDLTEADWIDILQWRHIESKEHLFEQIAVGDLLPQLVANHLFAQGQSLDNQSSTRLIQGTEGVDVKYAHCCNPVLGDPIQGHLSRRGLIVHRARCHNLLHEQHLHPENIMPLHWTSEDFDDISFTAYLSIDMLMNDEQISDLIYQCRKEKTGVEMVHAHEGKTYVHIVVHNRKQIAQIIRDLRMHFGFPRITRLAQPINIAEASKAS, from the coding sequence ATGCCAGGCCCACAGGTCAGCCAAGCCAAACAACAGCTCAAAATTATTATCGATGCTTACTTAAGTGCAAGTGATGTCGAGCGCGTGCTTGTGGCCTGCGATTATGCCGATATTGCCCATGACGGCATCACCCGTAAAAGTGGCGAACCCTATATCCTGCATCCAATTGCAGTCAGCAGCATTCTTTCGCATATGCGTCTAGATGCGGAAACCCTGATGGCTGCCTTGCTACATGACGTGATTGAAGATACCGATTTCAACAAAGAAGATATTACTGAAAAATTTGGCCGCACGGTGGCCGAGCTGGTTGATGGCGTGACCAAACTCAGTCATTCCAGCGATAAAGAATATAATAAAGCTGCATCTTTCCGTAAAATTCTGCAAGCTACTCTACAAGACCCGCGTGTCATTATTATCAAACTGGCTGACCGTTATCACAACATGACCACTTTAGGTTCGTTGCGCCCCGATAAACGGGCACGTATTGCCCAGGAAACCTTTGATATTTTTGTGCCGATGGCGCGTATCGTCGGCATGAACGAGATGGCCGACAACCTGGAACATCTGTGCTATCAAAATCTTGACCTGGATATGTTTAACAATGTTCAGGATGCCCTGCTACAAACCAAACCGAAACGCTGTGAATATCAGAGTATCTGGGAAAAAAACCTGACTGAACTGCTGCAACAGCACCAGATTACTGGCCGTATTAAAAAGAAAAATAACAATATTGAATTGCTGCGCCACTTCGTCAAAAACGATATTGACCTGCAAGAGCTCACCCACAGCCATGCTTTTGAGATTATCCTGCAAAGTATTGCCGACTGTGACCGCCTAGCAGAAATTCTGCGCGAAAATTTCCAGATTCTACATTATGAAGATCATATCCGCCGTCCATTGCCAGGTGGCAACCAGTCTTTAATGATGCGCTTAAAAGGCGAGAAAACCACGCTCTCTCTGACTATTCAGACCGAGCTGATGCGTAAGGCTGCCCGTTTTGGCGTGGTCCTGGGTGAAAATGCACCGCAGGCCTGCCGCTCAGCCATTCAGGCGTCTATGCAGAACCTGAATGTACTGGTGGATGGTGAATGTGCCAAAACCACTTTTAGTGATCTGTTGGATTATCTGCATCAGGAAAAAATCTGGGTGTATACCCCGCATGGCCATTTGCACGAACTTCCACAAGGGGCTACAGCCGTCGATTTTGCTTATTCAGCCAGCCTGTTTTTAGGCAACCATGCTGTCGGAGCAAAAATAAACGGCGAAACCCGTCCCCTTTCCACACCACTGGTCAGTGGGCAAGTGATCGAGATTATTACCGACGTCCTGGCAACTCCAAATCCGGACTGGCTCAGCTTCATCAATACCCAAAAAGCGCGTCGTGCCATCCAGAATATTTTGCGTGATCAGGATATTGAAGAACAGCAACTGGTCGGCCAGCAAGCCCTGAACCGTGCGCTGAAACTGTTTAATCGCTCCATCAAAGATTTAACCGAAGCAGACTGGATCGATATATTGCAATGGCGACATATCGAATCTAAGGAACACTTATTTGAACAGATTGCCGTGGGCGACCTGTTACCGCAATTAGTGGCCAACCACCTGTTTGCACAAGGACAAAGCCTGGATAACCAGTCTTCTACCCGTCTTATTCAAGGCACTGAAGGCGTAGATGTCAAATACGCCCATTGTTGCAATCCAGTGCTTGGTGATCCAATTCAGGGACATCTCTCACGTCGTGGCTTGATTGTACATCGTGCGCGTTGTCATAACCTGTTGCATGAACAGCATCTGCATCCAGAAAATATTATGCCCTTGCACTGGACATCTGAAGATTTCGATGACATCAGTTTCACTGCCTATTTAAGCATTGATATGCTGATGAATGATGAACAGATTTCTGACCTGATTTATCAGTGCCGGAAAGAAAAAACCGGTGTAGAAATGGTTCATGCCCATGAAGGCAAAACCTATGTGCATATTGTGGTGCATAACCGCAAGCAAATTGCCCAGATTATTCGGGATTTACGTATGCACTTTGGTTTTCCACGCATTACCCGTTTAGCCCAGCCCATTAACATTGCTGAAGCATCCAAAGCCAGTTAG
- a CDS encoding RidA family protein, with product MSRQVIHTENAPAAIGTYSQAILVENTLYLSGQIGLDPYSMELVEGIEAQIRRVFDNLKAVCEAAGGSLADIAKLNIFLTDLSHFQLVNQIMGEYFAQPYPARAALGVASLPKGALVEMDGIVIINQ from the coding sequence ATGTCCCGCCAAGTAATCCATACTGAAAATGCACCTGCAGCCATTGGTACATATTCTCAAGCGATTTTAGTTGAAAATACCCTGTACCTTTCAGGCCAAATTGGTTTAGATCCTTACAGTATGGAGTTGGTTGAAGGCATTGAGGCACAAATTCGCCGTGTATTTGATAACTTGAAAGCCGTTTGTGAAGCAGCCGGTGGCTCATTGGCAGATATCGCCAAACTGAATATCTTCCTGACCGATCTTTCCCACTTCCAGCTGGTCAACCAGATTATGGGTGAATATTTTGCCCAGCCTTACCCTGCACGTGCAGCATTAGGTGTCGCCAGCTTGCCTAAAGGGGCTTTGGTTGAAATGGATGGTATTGTAATTATTAATCAATAA
- a CDS encoding bacterioferritin-associated ferredoxin — MYVCLCRGITDQDIKDAVANGAESYREIRDLLDLGTCCGRCAPEARAIISEELSEIAARISVAA, encoded by the coding sequence ATGTACGTATGCTTATGTCGTGGTATTACCGATCAAGATATTAAAGATGCTGTTGCAAATGGTGCGGAAAGCTATCGTGAAATTCGTGACCTGCTTGATTTAGGTACCTGTTGTGGCCGTTGCGCCCCTGAAGCACGCGCCATTATTAGCGAAGAACTTTCAGAAATTGCAGCCCGCATCTCTGTGGCAGCTTAA
- the bfr gene encoding heteropolymeric bacterioferritin subunit Bfr: MKGNRDVINQLNQVLYHQLTAINQYFLHSRMFNDWGIEKLGSAEYKESIQQMKDADKIIERILFLEGLPNLQNLGKLYIGQHTVEVLNCDVRKVNENIEALQKAVSLAEQEMDYVTRDLVQEILEEEEEYLDWATTQLDLVEKVGIENYIQSQI, translated from the coding sequence ATGAAAGGCAATCGTGACGTCATTAATCAGTTAAATCAGGTGCTTTATCACCAGTTGACTGCCATTAACCAGTATTTCCTGCACTCACGCATGTTTAACGATTGGGGAATTGAGAAGCTGGGTTCGGCAGAATACAAAGAATCGATTCAGCAAATGAAAGATGCAGATAAAATTATTGAACGCATCCTATTTCTTGAAGGCCTGCCTAACTTACAGAATTTAGGCAAGTTGTACATCGGTCAGCATACTGTTGAAGTACTGAATTGCGATGTACGTAAAGTCAACGAAAATATTGAAGCCCTGCAAAAAGCGGTCAGCTTGGCCGAGCAGGAAATGGATTATGTCACCCGTGATCTTGTTCAGGAAATTCTAGAAGAAGAAGAGGAATATCTGGATTGGGCCACCACCCAGCTTGATCTGGTCGAGAAAGTCGGTATCGAAAACTACATTCAAAGCCAAATTTAA